The window TTTTTGTAGactttttgtaatatatatatatatatatgtgtatttaaaatatttgaaagtataaacaaaagtacaaaaataaagcaaaaaacgaaATCAGAAAACCTAAAAAAATAGAGGAAAATGTGGTTGTGGCTTCTCTCGCGCTTGGGCTGGCCCAATCCGCCCTCTCCGATTCGACCGGCCCGTCACACGATTGGGCGCCACCCGTTAGACCGGCCCGTTTTGCTACGGGACTTGATGGGCTGTACTTGCGCCTCGTAGGCAAAAAGGCGGAATGGACGGTTCGTCGACTTGTGACGGCGACGGGTTTTACTGGAGCGGAGGCGCATTTCCTTTTCGTCCTCTTCGCTCGTGGGAAGGCGCAGCAGGTCGGAGGAGGAAGCCGTGAGAAGTTGGCGAGAGAGGAGATGGGGAAGGGCGGCGAGCTGTGGGACGACTCGGCGCTGGTGGACGCCTTCGACCACGCTGTCGCCACCTACAAGGTACGCGCCCTCGCCCCCCTTTCATCCTCTGGCCCTTTCCGGATTTGGTACCCCGTCGCCGCcgctagggtttagggttttggGAGCTTATTCGCGGCGCGAGTTGGAGCATCTGGAGTAGGTCCGCACGTTGGTTTGGTGGCTGGGGTTGGGGTCGGATGGATTGCTCTGTCCAATTTGTTCGCCGCTGCGCAGTAGTATGAGTACAGCATAACTGTAACGGTGCCTTTTTGTTTCATGATAGATTTAGTTTTCAGTGCATTTCTCTCTGGTCGGATGAATAGCTCGATTAAATTTCCCCCTTTACTTGTTATGTGGAAGAACGCAGGGGTTctcccacatttatgcgaatggttGGACTGCTCGTTTGCATTGTGCTAATCGATTGTGGTGGCTTGTAGGCAatgcatggcaagaacaaccaagctGCTCCATCTGAGAAACCAGAGTCAGAAGATGTAGCTGCTGCTGCCGCTTCTGCTGCCGCGTACGCTGCCGCTGCTGTTGCAGAAGAACCTGTCTCTACTGAAGTGGCAGATGAGTAAGTAGACTGATGCTTGTGGCTCCAGATAATATCTTGTCCTGTTTTACTGGTATGGCAGTGGTTATCCTATGCAAAGATAGCAATTCTATAAGTTACTCGGCTTGTTTATGGAAACTGGAGTCTGTGGAAACTAGAAAGGACGGTGCTATGTTCCTCTGTCTAACTGTCTTTCTCTGAATGTTTTGTTTAGAACTTGACTTTTATTAGTGGGAAGAGTTTAAGTGTGGGATTCATGTTATGGAACCATCAACCAGTTCTACATGTGTGGTTAGAATTAACGATTTAAGTTAGTCCTAATGCTGGTTGAACCTGTCGCTGGAGTTTTACTGGTACTATTTCTGGCTACATATCTAGTGATTCCTTGCTAAATTCTCCAGTCTGTTGTTCAAACTTTGAAATGCGCACTGTGAATCAATTTCAGTTAAGTGAGAacttcaaacttcaaaaattcctTTTGCTTTAAAATGTATTAAGAGGTGTAATGGCCTAATGCTTACCTGTTTATTTTATCTGAACTTGTTTTATCCTTTCCGTTCACATTTGTCAATTTACACAATTTTAAATTCTTGTTTTATTGTCCTAGAATTGATGAAGTATTGCTTTGTTTGTAAAGGCAAACAGAGAAAAATGACAGCTGCACTAACTTACCCGTTGGCCCAGTGGAGACACCACAGCAGCCCTGCGAAGAAAGAAAGACCGATAAGCAAGCTCCTCTTCGAGGAACTGATCTGGGCAAAGAGACAAATATCTCTGAATCTAAGACATGCTTCTCTGATGTCACCAATACTGAGGGAAAGGATAGCTCAAACCAGCAGACAGAGGACTACAATGAATTACTGAGGaagtactatgaacttgaggtgcaAAGCCAGAAAGTTCTTGAGCAATTACATCAGACAAATTATTGGAATTATCAAACCCCTGAACAATCTTCAGCATATCAACAGCAGCAAGTTCCTGCTTACATTGCCACAGCACCAGACCCAAACTCTTCAACCACTCAAACCTCATGCTGCTCCTTGAATGTTCCCATGGTTTCAATCTCCTGCTGTTCAACTGGTCAACAAAGTGGCGAATCCACTGGTATGCCACCTAATGGAGGCTGCAGCATATCATTCACTTGTAAGTGCCTAGTTTGGTTAACCCTATATCCTTGTTTTCTTCGCCTATTACAGAGCTTTTAACCCTGTTCCTATCGCTATGGACTACATGATTTGCAGGTGATCATTGCCCTGGAGCAAGCACTACATATCCTACTGGTTCAGCCTTTACGCAGCTCCCAACTAAGGTATCTACTGGCGATGATCAAGTTGCTAAGGCTGCAATGATGACTGCTGAAGGTGCCATGAATTTCATGAGAAATACAATATCTGGAGATGCTGCCTCCTTTCCAAGTAAGCATTTTCCCTCATATAAAGTGTTGGTAGTTCTACTACTGTGCTTGTTCTGTGGATATCTTAAAGTTCTGTCTTAAAAGAATGCAATAGCCAGTTTCTCCTCTAGCACTCCTAATTTCCACTTTTCAACTGTATATCAGATTGGTGGGACATTTTGTGCATGTTTCTTCAATGTAAAGGCTGACATTTAATTTCGTGAATGTTCATCAACTTGAGATCATAACATGCTAATACATTTCATAGCACATATATATTTAATTTATCTCACCAGACACCTCTTCTCTTGATTAGATATGAGAAATGAAGGTGGAATTGGAAAGGAGAATAACACAACTGTGGGCATGAACCTGAATTTAGACACCACAGGAGCAAACAGTGATCTCGCTGTCGTACTGAATGCATGGTATACAGCAGGGTTCTACACTGGCAGGTAACTCTTGACCTCTCAATCCATAGTCCTCAGATTGCAAAGCAGCAATTTACTTCGTGGTCGTTTACATTTACTTTGTGATTctcttttactccctccgttcctaaatataagcccctttagagatttcaatacggactacatacggagcaaaatgagtgaatctacactctaaaatatgtccatatacatccgtatgtagtccgcattgaaatctctaaaggggcttatatttagaaacggagagagTAGCACTTGGTTATTCTCCTTCCATAATGGAGAGAAACACGTGGCTCTCTCTGTTGGCTTAGCACAGATTGTATTGGGTTCCAATTAACAAGAGCTGAATTAAGTGAAGAAATTTCATGCTtgtacttcatggtttttcttgcaCCTGCAACTCAACCAATTATCTTTAGTTCCGCAGTGGCTCACGCCATTTTACCCCATGTTTTCTCGTTAATCTGAAGTACTTTTTTCTACAGGTACCTCATGCAGCAATCGATGAAAAATCCCCGAGAAAATTGAGTGCCAAAAGCCATATAGTGGCTCACCAAGGATCCCTTTCACTTCGGGAAGAACTGAAATATGCACTCAAATTATGATGTAACTGAACATGCTGATGGAATTCTGCAACCACTGTTTTATGCCAGCCAGTACTTTTTCAAGCAAGTGTTAGGGTATTCTTacatatgaatatgaatttgctgtaATTTGCAGTAAATGCTTGTCTGGATAGGTAAGGATTAGCTCAATCCCTTCAGATTGGCAGGAATTGTTGCCTGCCTATTCAACTAAGTTCCAAGTGGGTAAAGATGACGCGTTCATGACCTTGTCGCTCAAAATTTGTGAAATACTACCCAGTATCAATATATATTAGCTTAATCCAGTTCTCCAGTGTAATGAAAATTGTAAGGTGTAAACTACTTTCTTCAGGTAGCGGTTTGTACCATGTGCATAGCTTTCATCAGCGCCTGCACTTGGCAGCTTCCAATCTTGACAGTTGGACGCAGAAGTCAGCCAACTTCGACCAGAAAAGTTTTGGCTTTGATGATCTGTCCATGTAATGTGGCGGTCGCAGGACGGCACCTTTGGAATGTCGtgacttgtatgcttgtatgacctgCCACCCCACGAGGCACGGGAGAAAAATATAGAATTATGGATATCCCGGGGAGAAGCAAACCCACCCCCAACTCGAACGCAcataaaacaacaacaacaacaacgcataagagcatctacagttgtgGCCACCTGATTTTGGGCCCCTATATGACCGTGGGTGCTTCCGTAGGAGGTGACCGGGCAAACCGCATTTCTCACACTCCACAACCACATCTGTCATATGTCCTACCAGTGGCGGATCCAGGCCCCGGGCAACAGGGGCCTTGGCCTGGGGCGTAGCTGCCAATATCATCAGGCTATTATAAGGGAGATTAGAATTCGTGCACGAGATTTCGAGGAGTGCAATTTCATTCATGAAAGTAGATCAAGGAATCATGAAGCTGATAGTTTAGCGAAATATTCTTTGTACTTAGATACTGGTAGACATATGTGGCTAATTATGCCGCATGACTCTGTAATCATTCCCCCCGAACTAGCTGATCAATAAAGATTTTAGTTCCCTAAAAAAACTGTTGTAGCTGCCAATTCCTTCGTTCATTGTCTAATATACCAACTGTTGATCACTGTAGCTCTGACGGTGGCCTGGGGCGTGCCTCTGTCCTGGCGCCGCTACTGCGTCCTACCACAAATCCACATAAACCCATGCAAACGACGTATCTACATAGATCAACATATAAACATAGCAATTCGGCATAGAGAACATATAAACACAATCCGATCCGACATAGATACAACATAGAAACTAAGAGATAGCGCAGTTAGATTTACTACTTCCTTGTCGGCGCTTCCCCTTGGGGTCTCGGCGGTTGTCCTCGGCATACGCATCTTTGCCATCGGGCGCATCGTTGCCCGAGCGGAGTGGGGAGGACGAGATGATGATGCCCGCTATGCGCTGGGCGGCGCGGTTCTGCTCCGCCACGAGCCGTGTGGCTCTCTTCGCTATCGTCACCCGTTGTATCGCCAGCCGCTAGGACTCCTCGAGCCCCATGCAGAGCGCCGCCGCATTTTTGCGGCGACGACGGTCTTTGCGGATGTGTAGGAGCGGCAGATGGCGTCGTGGAGGGCCTCGTCGTCGTCGTTTGCGGGGGAAGCGTCTCCGGTGCGGATCTGCAAGATTCACACATGGAGCGGCTTGcaaccgccgcctccgtcgcccgcTTCCTTGTGCACCGATACGTGCGCCTCTCTGACTCCGGCTGCCTTTCAGCCAACATGAGCACCCAACGGCGCCCCAGAGGAGCAGCTGCTGGCAGTGTTTGGTGACGCCTGGCAGGGAGCGACGGGGACTGCATCGGGCGGTCCAGGGGCACCGTGGAGTTGCAGCCGCCCACCGAGCCCACCAGCGACATCGCGGAAGAGGAGCTTCTGCCTCGGTCCATCCGTGACCGACGGAGCGCAAGCTCCTCCTCGTCGTGCACTGATGAGCTAGAGGACTCCGCCGCGAGCTTCTCCTAGTCGATGGAGTCAGAGTTGGAGTAGTTGTCGGCCATGGCGGAGGGTAGTGGATTTGGGAGGGAGAGGAAGCAGATGAGACGGGCGAGGAGCGGAGAGGTCGAGCAACTGCGGTTTGACTAGGGTTTGCTCGTCCGTCTTCTGATATTTGTTGGGGCAGGAGTGCGGTCGGTGCGAGCCACAGTGGGCCGGGTTGACGTGGCGGGCACGCTCGGGCCTCCCTATTTCCGCTTAGATTTGGGCTTGATATGAGCGGTGCCGGACAACCCGGGCATTTGGGACCGGTTTGAGGAGCCCTGTTGGGTCTTTTCTCACTGGTTAGTGACCTGGTTGTTCGCCCGAATGtatagggggggggggttggggcggCCGAATGTAGATGCTCTAAGAGTCTGTCCTATACTGACCAATAAAGTCGTGTCTGGACCAATGACGGTCACTTCTGAAGAGCAAGAACTCCAAAGACCCCTCCTTGCCGATGCAACAACCATCCTTGAATGCCTAAAAGAGTTGGCAGGTGTGTAGCGGTCCTTAGACAACCCTGAGAAATTCATTGTCTTGGACTCACCCGCGCTAGCGTACATAGCGCCCTTTAGCACAATCCAGTACATTGACAAGCACCAAAAAAACACAACATAGAACCTCCAAGACGTGTCTCTAAAATGATGCTCCCGACAAAGGAACGAAGTCATGGACACTGCCATTGCCAATCCACATCCGGACC is drawn from Triticum dicoccoides isolate Atlit2015 ecotype Zavitan chromosome 6B, WEW_v2.0, whole genome shotgun sequence and contains these coding sequences:
- the LOC119326660 gene encoding uncharacterized protein LOC119326660 isoform X2; the protein is MEVVASPPRSVHCQIHAAVLLGSSYGGKKAEWTVRRLVTATGFTGAEAHFLFVLFARGKAQQVGGGSREKLAREEMGKGGELWDDSALVDAFDHAVATYKAMHGKNNQAAPSEKPESEDVAAAAASAAAYAAAAVAEEPVSTEVADEQTEKNDSCTNLPVGPVETPQQPCEERKTDKQAPLRGTDLGKETNISESKTCFSDVTNTEGKDSSNQQTEDYNELLRKYYELEVQSQKVLEQLHQTNYWNYQTPEQSSAYQQQQVPAYIATAPDPNSSTTQTSCCSLNVPMVSISCCSTGQQSGESTGMPPNGGCSISFTCDHCPGASTTYPTGSAFTQLPTKVSTGDDQVAKAAMMTAEGAMNFMRNTISGDAASFPNMRNEGGIGKENNTTVGMNLNLDTTGANSDLAVVLNAWYTAGFYTGRYLMQQSMKNPREN
- the LOC119326660 gene encoding uncharacterized protein LOC119326660 isoform X3, with the translated sequence MGKGGELWDDSALVDAFDHAVATYKAMHGKNNQAAPSEKPESEDVAAAAASAAAYAAAAVAEEPVSTEVADEQTEKNDSCTNLPVGPVETPQQPCEERKTDKQAPLRGTDLGKETNISESKTCFSDVTNTEGKDSSNQQTEDYNELLRKYYELEVQSQKVLEQLHQTNYWNYQTPEQSSAYQQQQVPAYIATAPDPNSSTTQTSCCSLNVPMVSISCCSTGQQSGESTGMPPNGGCSISFTCDHCPGASTTYPTGSAFTQLPTKVSTGDDQVAKAAMMTAEGAMNFMRNTISGDAASFPNMRNEGGIGKENNTTVGMNLNLDTTGANSDLAVVLNAWYTAGFYTGRYLMQQSMKNPREN
- the LOC119326660 gene encoding uncharacterized protein LOC119326660 isoform X1, translated to MPSSPPYSCRGSICCSRAQPPRPRPRAPLPSFPRHLRVPFFSISPVYSHLPLSLLLSITGRPPWTPRSSTPSLRPTPRRPCRRRRLGRPPCSLQELRADPAACRPPPPVRRGESPDPAGIRPASPSFARSRRIPDARSSGERRHKTLPPLLRSPPWRSSPLRLDLSTARSMLLSSWDPHMEAMHGKNNQAAPSEKPESEDVAAAAASAAAYAAAAVAEEPVSTEVADEQTEKNDSCTNLPVGPVETPQQPCEERKTDKQAPLRGTDLGKETNISESKTCFSDVTNTEGKDSSNQQTEDYNELLRKYYELEVQSQKVLEQLHQTNYWNYQTPEQSSAYQQQQVPAYIATAPDPNSSTTQTSCCSLNVPMVSISCCSTGQQSGESTGMPPNGGCSISFTCDHCPGASTTYPTGSAFTQLPTKVSTGDDQVAKAAMMTAEGAMNFMRNTISGDAASFPNMRNEGGIGKENNTTVGMNLNLDTTGANSDLAVVLNAWYTAGFYTGRYLMQQSMKNPREN